A genomic segment from Bacteroidota bacterium encodes:
- the ligA gene encoding NAD-dependent DNA ligase LigA has protein sequence MIPIAAQEKIKQLTAELNEHNYKYYILSRPSISDYEFDILLKELESLEKEYPELVDANSPTQRVGGGSPRRNQKFITVPHRYPMLSLGNTYSREELAEFDARVRKGLGIAPTIYETAGQAQLSFGVPQTNIESEGVEYVCELKFDGLSISLTYENGQLQRAVTRGDGTQGDDVTANVKTIRSIPLHLQKGNWPQTFEIRGEVLMHRKTFDKLNDEYAAELREKGLDEDEIKEKLYKNPRNFASGTLKMQDSAEVAKRPLDAFLYFLYIDDNPFDTHEESLKAAETWGFKVSDHAKVCKNLDEVYKFIDYWDMERHNLSYEIDGVVIKVNDYHQQEELGFTAKIPRWAISYKYKAESASTILNEITYQVGRTGAITPVANLKPVQLAGTTVKRASLHNANEIERLDLREGDTVYVEKGGEIIPKITGVDISKRTNEESHKYITHCPECATELIRKDGEANHYCPNETGCPPQIVGKIEHFIGRKAMDIDSLGGETVEGLYKKRLIESAADLYSLTYEKLIGQEFELNSETDDGKNKTRSLQEKSVQNILAGIEKSKEMPFERLLFGLGIRMVGETVAKKLAKAFGDIYKLSEAAAEEMIVVDEIGDKIAESVYNYFRDPKAKTIIEKLSKAGVQLAIKEDENRLPKSNIFEGKSFVISGVFANHSREELKTLIENNGGRNLASISKSLNYLLAGDKMGPEKLKKATDLNIPIISEDDFEKMLAQG, from the coding sequence ATGATACCCATTGCAGCCCAAGAAAAGATAAAGCAATTAACAGCCGAGCTTAATGAGCACAACTATAAGTATTATATATTAAGTCGCCCCAGCATTAGCGATTACGAATTTGATATTTTATTAAAAGAGCTTGAATCTTTGGAGAAAGAATACCCCGAGTTGGTGGATGCAAATAGCCCCACACAAAGGGTGGGAGGAGGTTCGCCGCGGCGAAACCAAAAGTTTATTACTGTTCCGCACCGTTACCCCATGCTCTCATTGGGCAATACCTATAGTCGTGAAGAACTAGCAGAATTTGATGCAAGGGTGCGAAAAGGATTGGGCATAGCACCTACTATTTACGAGACAGCAGGTCAGGCACAATTAAGTTTTGGTGTACCGCAAACTAATATTGAAAGCGAAGGTGTTGAATATGTATGCGAACTCAAATTTGATGGCCTCAGCATTAGCCTTACATACGAAAACGGGCAATTACAAAGAGCCGTAACCCGTGGCGATGGCACACAGGGCGATGATGTGACCGCCAATGTAAAAACCATTCGCAGCATTCCCCTTCATTTGCAAAAAGGTAATTGGCCACAAACATTTGAAATACGCGGCGAAGTGCTGATGCACCGCAAAACTTTTGATAAACTTAATGATGAATACGCTGCCGAGTTGCGAGAGAAAGGTTTGGACGAAGACGAGATTAAAGAAAAACTATATAAAAACCCCCGAAACTTTGCCAGTGGTACCCTCAAAATGCAGGACAGTGCCGAGGTAGCCAAACGGCCACTAGATGCATTCCTCTACTTTTTATATATAGATGATAATCCTTTTGACACCCATGAAGAAAGTTTGAAAGCTGCAGAAACATGGGGTTTCAAAGTATCGGACCACGCCAAGGTTTGTAAAAATCTCGATGAAGTATATAAGTTCATCGATTATTGGGATATGGAACGCCATAACCTAAGTTACGAAATTGATGGCGTAGTAATAAAAGTAAACGACTACCACCAGCAAGAAGAACTGGGCTTTACGGCTAAGATTCCCCGTTGGGCTATCTCGTATAAATATAAAGCAGAAAGTGCATCAACCATTCTTAATGAAATAACATACCAAGTAGGAAGAACTGGGGCTATAACGCCGGTGGCAAATTTGAAACCTGTGCAACTAGCAGGAACTACAGTGAAAAGAGCCTCACTGCACAACGCCAATGAAATTGAACGACTTGATTTGCGTGAAGGTGATACTGTATATGTAGAAAAAGGAGGTGAAATTATTCCGAAAATTACAGGAGTTGATATATCCAAACGAACCAACGAAGAGTCACATAAATATATCACGCATTGCCCTGAGTGTGCGACAGAACTGATAAGAAAAGATGGAGAAGCCAACCACTACTGTCCCAATGAAACGGGCTGTCCACCTCAGATAGTAGGCAAGATAGAACACTTTATTGGTCGTAAAGCTATGGATATTGATAGCTTAGGTGGGGAAACGGTAGAAGGTTTATATAAGAAAAGGCTGATAGAAAGTGCAGCAGATTTATACAGTCTCACTTATGAAAAGCTTATCGGGCAAGAGTTTGAACTGAATAGCGAAACTGATGATGGGAAAAATAAAACACGTTCACTTCAAGAAAAGTCTGTGCAAAATATTTTGGCAGGAATTGAGAAATCGAAGGAGATGCCTTTTGAGCGTTTGTTGTTTGGGTTGGGAATTAGAATGGTGGGCGAAACGGTGGCAAAAAAACTTGCCAAGGCATTTGGTGATATATATAAATTATCGGAAGCCGCTGCGGAGGAGATGATTGTGGTTGATGAAATAGGGGACAAGATAGCCGAGAGTGTATATAATTATTTTAGAGACCCCAAAGCCAAAACTATTATAGAAAAATTAAGCAAGGCAGGTGTACAATTAGCCATTAAGGAAGATGAAAATCGGTTGCCAAAGTCAAATATATTTGAAGGAAAAAGTTTTGTAATAAGCGGCGTATTTGCAAACCATAGCAGAGAGGAATTAAAAACCTTGATAGAAAATAACGGAGGGCGAAACCTGGCTAGTATTTCCAAAAGTTTGAACTATTTATTGGCGGGCGACAAAATGGGACCCGAAAAATTAAAGAAAGCCACCGATCTCAATATTCCAATAATTAGCGAAGATGATTTTGAAAAGATGCTTGCCCAAGGTTGA
- the dprA gene encoding DNA-processing protein DprA, with product MADEELYYRLALTSVPNVGAILGKTLYSYFGSAEAIFKATKKQLERVPNVGAITASAIVDFDNYDWVKEELAFAEKHNIQLLFYTDDAYPSRLKKYDQAPLLLYYRGADCLNCSFTVGIVGTRDATDYGIRFTEKLVRELQPFGCIIISGLAYGIDIAAHKAAVKQGMATIGVLGNGLRNIYPAAHKSIAAKMIEHGGILTEYPKDETPDRNHFPERNRIVAALSDALVVVESGEEGGSMITVEYANEYKKPVFALPGLFDAKYSLGCHSLIKNGHAMLIETAADIANYLKWGLEGGNVKQQAKLFEDLLPHELSIVQLLDAHKKLHIDQLASLLDMQSHSFTFTLLDLEMKSLVRAMPGKYYELC from the coding sequence ATGGCCGACGAAGAATTATATTATAGACTTGCACTTACTTCAGTTCCCAATGTGGGGGCTATCCTTGGTAAAACCTTATATAGTTATTTTGGTTCAGCCGAAGCTATTTTTAAAGCTACAAAAAAGCAATTGGAGCGGGTGCCAAATGTGGGTGCAATTACAGCTTCCGCTATTGTAGATTTTGACAATTATGATTGGGTAAAAGAAGAACTCGCATTTGCAGAAAAGCACAATATACAATTATTGTTTTATACCGATGATGCTTATCCATCACGCTTGAAAAAGTATGATCAAGCCCCATTGTTATTATATTATAGAGGAGCGGATTGCCTGAATTGTTCTTTTACGGTAGGCATTGTTGGTACTCGTGATGCAACAGATTATGGTATACGTTTTACTGAGAAATTGGTGAGAGAATTACAACCCTTCGGATGCATTATCATAAGTGGCCTTGCTTATGGAATAGATATAGCAGCACATAAAGCAGCAGTTAAACAAGGGATGGCTACCATTGGGGTATTGGGCAATGGGTTAAGGAATATATATCCTGCTGCACATAAATCTATTGCCGCAAAAATGATTGAGCATGGAGGTATACTAACTGAGTATCCTAAGGATGAAACACCCGATAGGAATCATTTTCCTGAGCGTAACCGCATCGTTGCTGCTTTGAGCGACGCACTAGTGGTAGTTGAAAGTGGCGAAGAAGGTGGAAGTATGATAACCGTAGAATATGCTAATGAATATAAAAAGCCTGTATTTGCTTTGCCTGGTTTGTTTGATGCTAAATATTCATTGGGATGTCATTCGTTAATAAAAAATGGGCATGCCATGCTTATTGAAACTGCTGCCGATATCGCAAATTATTTAAAATGGGGCTTGGAGGGTGGAAACGTAAAACAGCAAGCAAAACTATTTGAAGACCTATTGCCACATGAGCTCAGCATTGTTCAACTATTGGATGCACACAAAAAACTTCATATAGACCAATTAGCTTCGTTGCTCGACATGCAATCGCACAGTTTCACATTTACCTTGCTCGATTTGGAAATGAAATCATTGGTACGTGCCATGCCGGGCAAGTATTATGAATTGTGCTAG
- the dusB gene encoding tRNA dihydrouridine synthase DusB has translation MVKIANIELGEFPLLLAPMEDVSDPPFRYVCKQHGADLMYTEFISSEGLIRNAAKSTHKLDIFEYERPIGIQLFGSDVDTMRECAIIASQANPDLVDINYGCPVKNVACKGAGAALLRDIPKMVAMTSAMVKATHLPVTVKTRLGWDDSTKNVEEVAERLQDIGIQALTIHGRTRVQMYKGNANWELIARIKNNPRIRIPIFGNGDIDTPQKALEYKNTYGVDGIMIGRASIGNPWIFNQIKTYIKTGIIIEPPSVAERVETCRTHLEFSIKWKGPWEGIVEMRRHYGPYFKGLENFKPFRNRLVEARDSDSVLYILNEVSGHYEGVEA, from the coding sequence TTGGTAAAGATAGCAAATATCGAATTGGGTGAATTCCCTTTATTGTTGGCTCCTATGGAAGATGTGAGCGATCCTCCATTCCGCTATGTGTGCAAACAACACGGAGCCGATTTGATGTATACAGAATTTATTAGTAGTGAAGGTTTGATACGCAATGCAGCCAAGAGTACTCATAAGTTAGATATTTTTGAATATGAGAGACCTATTGGCATACAATTGTTCGGGTCCGATGTAGACACCATGCGAGAGTGTGCCATAATAGCTTCGCAGGCCAACCCCGATTTGGTGGACATAAATTATGGATGCCCTGTAAAAAATGTTGCATGCAAGGGAGCAGGTGCCGCATTGCTTCGTGATATTCCCAAAATGGTAGCCATGACTTCTGCAATGGTGAAAGCTACGCATTTACCCGTTACTGTAAAAACAAGATTGGGCTGGGACGATAGTACCAAAAATGTAGAAGAAGTAGCCGAACGTTTGCAGGATATTGGAATACAGGCACTAACCATTCATGGCCGCACACGTGTGCAGATGTATAAAGGCAATGCAAATTGGGAACTGATAGCTCGAATCAAAAACAATCCGAGAATTCGCATTCCTATTTTTGGCAACGGAGATATAGACACACCCCAAAAAGCTCTGGAATATAAAAACACTTATGGCGTTGATGGTATCATGATTGGCAGAGCTAGTATAGGTAACCCTTGGATATTTAATCAAATAAAAACATATATAAAAACTGGGATTATTATTGAGCCACCAAGTGTTGCCGAACGTGTTGAAACCTGCCGAACCCATCTTGAGTTTTCTATAAAATGGAAAGGCCCTTGGGAAGGAATTGTAGAAATGAGACGACACTATGGTCCTTACTTTAAAGGCTTAGAAAATTTCAAACCATTTCGAAATAGATTGGTAGAAGCCCGCGACAGCGATTCAGTATTATATATATTAAACGAAGTAAGTGGCCATTATGAAGGCGTAGAAGCATAG
- a CDS encoding DNA replication/repair protein RecF: MHLKHLTLRNFKNHAELVLDFVKGVNCITGANGSGKTNILDALHFLSFTKSFLIHQDQQLVRQGTDAMLMDGVYDHNGFEQTVQVILKHPGRKTFKVNNNAVGRLGSHIGMLPLVLIAPQDIWLLQEGSSERRRFMDMALCQLDKQYLSNLNLYNKALEQRNRLLKQMAEANNHDAEQLESLDKVLIPAGEFIYEKRAAFIKEFVPFVIESYKTISRGTEDAGIIYSSGLQQNKFATLLNKSLPKDLILQRTSAGIHKDDLEFSLHNFPVKTHASQGQQKTFILALKMAVCYYIYSHTNIYPILLLDDIFEKLDNNRSMAFLQMAANNYPGQVIITDTHVERCKTALKQCKKEVQYINLNTNA; this comes from the coding sequence ATGCACCTCAAGCACCTCACCCTTCGTAATTTTAAAAACCATGCAGAACTTGTATTGGATTTTGTAAAAGGGGTGAACTGTATTACAGGTGCCAATGGCTCGGGCAAAACAAATATATTGGACGCTTTGCATTTTCTCAGTTTTACCAAAAGCTTTTTGATACACCAAGACCAACAACTGGTGCGGCAAGGCACGGATGCCATGCTGATGGATGGGGTATATGATCATAATGGTTTTGAGCAAACAGTACAAGTAATTTTAAAACACCCAGGCCGCAAAACATTTAAAGTTAATAATAATGCCGTCGGCAGGCTAGGTAGTCATATAGGAATGTTGCCTTTGGTATTGATTGCTCCGCAAGATATTTGGTTGCTGCAAGAAGGTAGCAGCGAACGCCGCAGGTTTATGGATATGGCCCTGTGCCAACTAGACAAGCAATATTTAAGCAACTTAAATCTATATAATAAAGCCTTGGAGCAACGCAACCGACTGCTCAAGCAAATGGCCGAAGCGAATAACCACGATGCGGAACAACTAGAAAGTTTGGATAAAGTACTAATACCTGCTGGAGAATTTATCTATGAAAAACGAGCTGCATTTATTAAAGAATTTGTGCCGTTTGTAATAGAAAGTTATAAAACTATAAGCAGGGGAACTGAAGATGCGGGTATTATATATAGTAGTGGATTGCAGCAAAATAAATTTGCAACTTTGCTCAACAAATCATTACCAAAAGACCTCATTCTACAGCGTACTTCGGCGGGTATACATAAAGATGATTTGGAATTTTCCTTACACAATTTTCCTGTAAAAACACATGCATCGCAGGGGCAGCAAAAAACATTTATTTTAGCATTGAAGATGGCGGTATGTTATTATATATATTCGCATACCAATATTTACCCCATACTTTTGCTCGATGATATTTTTGAAAAATTAGATAACAATCGTAGTATGGCTTTTTTGCAAATGGCAGCTAATAATTATCCAGGGCAAGTTATTATAACCGATACGCATGTAGAACGCTGCAAAACTGCATTGAAACAGTGCAAAAAAGAAGTTCAATATATTAATTTGAATACAAATGCTTAA